The region TAGCCTACGAAGAACCGGATGAGCATGAATTCTTCGTTCCTCCAAAGGCCCAATGGAAATACCTTACAACGCTGACTCACAATCTTGGAGATGCCATCAACAAAGCCAATGATCTTCTGGAAGAACACAATCGTGTTCTGGAAGGGGTTCTTTCCGCTACCGATTTCAACGATAAGGACAGACTGTCGGACACCACACTCTCCAAACTAATTTTACACTTCTCAAAAATCAGCTTGCGCAATGAAGATTTATCAGAGCCGGATATTTTGGGCAGGGCTTATGAATATCTCATAGACCAATTTGCAGACGACGCCGGCAAGAAAGGCGGAGAATTTTATACACCCAAAGAAATCGTCTCCCTTTTGGTTGAAATCCTTGACCCTCAGGAGGGCATGTATGTGTGTGATCCCGCATGCGGCTCTGGAGGTATGCTTGTACAAACGGTTTATCATCTGAAGTCTGTCCATCAAAATTATAAAAATATAGTTCTTCACGGCCAGGAGAGGAACATAGGCACATGGGCTATATGCAAGATGAACATGCTTTTGCACGGTATTGCCGGTGCACGAATAGAAAAAGGGGACACCATACGCGAACCCAAGTTGTTACAAAAAGGTAAATTGATGGAGTACGACACTGTCATAGCAAATCCTCCATTCTCACTCAAAAACTGGGGTATCGAAATGGCAGGAAACGACCCTTTCGGAAGATTTAAGTATGGTATCCCGCCAAAGAGCTACGGAGATTACGCTTTTGTTCAGCACATGATTTCCATTCTCAAACCTTCTGGCAAAGCCGGTGTAATTCTGCCCCACGGGGCGCTTTTCCGAGGTGGGGCAGAAGGCAAGATCAGGAAAGGTATTTTGGAAGAAGACATCGTTGAGGCAGTGATAGGCCTTCCGCCCAATCTTTTTTATGGGGCAAGCATTCCGGCATGTCTCTTCATTATCAACAAAAAGAAATCTGCTCATAATAAGGGCAAGGTATTCTTTTTATATGGAGCGCGGGACTTTCTTCAGGGTAAAAAGCAGAACAAGCTCAGACAGGAGGATATCGAAAAAATAGTCAGTGCATACCGTTCCTATGCTGTTATAGATAAATATTGCCGTTCTGCTTCGCTGGATGAAATCCGGCGCAACGACTATAACCTCAATATCCCGAGGTACATAGACATTACAGAACAGGAGTCACCTATAGATGTTCAGCAGGCCATCGATAAGCTTGCCAAACTCAGAAGGGAACGGGCATCGGCAGAGGAAAAGGTTGAAAACTATCTGAAAGATTTGGGCTATAAGATATAAATTATGGAATTTAAAAACAAAGAAGACATCGATCTGGTTTTGAATGCCCTCGGGGAACAACTGTCCGCTATTAATAAAGGTCACATTGACATATTAGTGTGCGGCGGATCTGCGCTGCATGCCCTGGGACTTGTAACGAGAACAACGAAAGATGTTGATGTGGTTGCCATAGTTTCGCACAATTCTTCCGATAGACTAACACTTGAGACTGCACAACCTTTGCCGCAGAACCTAGTTGATGCAGCTAAGAAAGTAGAAAGGGATTTTCAATTGAAGGACGGATGGATCAATTCCGGACCTACATCTGCTCTGGATCTCGGACTTCCGGAAGGTGTTCTGAACCGTGCAGAAACACTTAAGTACGGCAAGTATCTTACAGTACGCTTCATCAGTCGTTACGATCAGATTCATTTTAAACTCTACGCTGCTGTGGATCAGGGCGGCAAACATTATCAAGATATTATTGCTTTAAAGCCTACTGCAGAAGAGCTTGAAAATGCAGCGCGCTGGAGCATGACTCATGATGTTTCCGGGGGCTACAGAAACGCACTCAAAGATATGCTTATTGAAATGGGGTATAAGAATGTTGCCGATAGAATTTAGAGAAGCCCTTCTTGAACGTATTCTTACCTTTCTCTGGAGGCAGTGGTCTGCACTGGGCGTGCTTGGTGAATCAGGTGCAGAAGATGACTGGGTCATTGATCCCGAGCCTTTACTCGTCTTTTCTCTGGAGATTGGACGCTATGAGCCCAGGCTGTTTGACGAAATCCTTGCATGGTTATTGGTAAACGGACAATGGCTTGATATGGCGAGACTGAAAAGAATCCTTGAGAAACAGGATAGAAAGACCGTGCAAATAGTAGGGGCTGCGTTTCAATACGTTTTGTCCAAGGGAAATAAGCGGAAGTGGCATAACATTACACAATTCTGTGCCGGCATATACAAAAAACAGTCAGCAGCAGATTCCATAGAGCCGCTCTTTAAAGAGAGATCGGGAAAGCCCCATCCATTGGCTATCGGAGATAAGATAGAGCCTGATTTTTTATTATTTTCCATAAACCGCCCCAAAATCCACATACAAAAAGAAGCAAAAGAAGTGCCTGTCAATGCCAGCGCCAACCTGCGCTTTCTTTTAAGATCTATTTTTGGAATTGGAGCCAAGTCCGAATCCCTCCTGTATCTTTTGACCCACGAAGGGGCACGCCCCAGGGAGATTGCCGATGCTGTAGGCCTTTTCTGGCTCGGCATACATCAGACTTTATTAGACCTGTCGAGATCCGGTTTGGTATTGACAAGAAGCAGGGGCAGGAAAGTAGAATACTGGGTATCTCACAGGAAATGGTGGGATTTTCTCGCTTCACTGAATATCGATGAGACAACTCCGCCTAAATGGCTCAATTGGATTGCTGTCTTCTCAGCCTTATCGGTTGCATGGAAGGCGGTTGATGAAATGGCATTCGGAACAGAATCAGACTATATGAAGAGCTCAAGACTTCAGGACAGCCTTGAGATTATTGCCCAGGAATTCTCCCGAAGCGGACATGACATCCCGAGGATCCCGACCATGGGACTACCGCCGGATCTGCACCAGAAAACAGCCCTTATATTTTTAGGCAATATTTTCGGAGTCGCACATGAGTAACCAGATCTCCACCCTCCGCATGGAGCAGAAATTCAAAAAAACACCGGCAGGGGAAATTCCGGTGGATTGGGAAGCAAAGCAATTAGGCAAAGTTGGAATTGCAACAGACGGTGACTGGATTTTAAATAAGGATTATTCAAAATCTGGTGTTCGCTTGTTGCAAATTGCGGATATAGGCGTGGGCAAATTTCTTAATAAGTCAATGCGATTTATTTCCGAAGAAAGTGCCAACAAATTGAATTGCAGCATTTTACAGCCAGGAGATATTTTAATATCCCGCATGCCAGATCCAATTGGACGAGCATGTCAACTGCCAGAATTAAATTACCAAAG is a window of Deltaproteobacteria bacterium DNA encoding:
- a CDS encoding type I restriction-modification system subunit M, whose amino-acid sequence is MPKLDLDTLESHLWESANILRGSIDASDYKNYIFGLLFLKRLSDVFQEEADRLLKETKNKKIAYEEPDEHEFFVPPKAQWKYLTTLTHNLGDAINKANDLLEEHNRVLEGVLSATDFNDKDRLSDTTLSKLILHFSKISLRNEDLSEPDILGRAYEYLIDQFADDAGKKGGEFYTPKEIVSLLVEILDPQEGMYVCDPACGSGGMLVQTVYHLKSVHQNYKNIVLHGQERNIGTWAICKMNMLLHGIAGARIEKGDTIREPKLLQKGKLMEYDTVIANPPFSLKNWGIEMAGNDPFGRFKYGIPPKSYGDYAFVQHMISILKPSGKAGVILPHGALFRGGAEGKIRKGILEEDIVEAVIGLPPNLFYGASIPACLFIINKKKSAHNKGKVFFLYGARDFLQGKKQNKLRQEDIEKIVSAYRSYAVIDKYCRSASLDEIRRNDYNLNIPRYIDITEQESPIDVQQAIDKLAKLRRERASAEEKVENYLKDLGYKI